From the Bdellovibrio reynosensis genome, one window contains:
- a CDS encoding GatB/YqeY domain-containing protein: MEIREKISADVKAAMIAKDSAKLGALRMLQAAIKNREIEVRPEAITADDVMAVLKKLVKQRKESIDQFQQAGRQDLVDQESAELKVLEVYLPAQMGREQIEALVTEVIAALGAKTVKDMGPVMKEVIAKSGGTADNKIVSEVIKSKLA, encoded by the coding sequence ATGGAAATCAGAGAAAAAATCAGCGCAGACGTTAAAGCTGCCATGATCGCAAAAGATTCAGCAAAATTGGGAGCGCTTCGTATGCTCCAAGCTGCGATCAAAAACCGTGAAATCGAAGTTCGCCCTGAAGCCATCACTGCTGATGACGTTATGGCAGTTCTTAAGAAGCTAGTTAAACAAAGAAAAGAATCTATCGATCAATTCCAACAAGCCGGACGTCAAGATCTAGTTGATCAAGAGTCTGCTGAATTGAAAGTTCTTGAAGTTTATTTGCCAGCGCAAATGGGTCGTGAACAAATCGAAGCTCTTGTAACAGAAGTTATTGCAGCATTGGGTGCTAAAACCGTGAAGGACATGGGTCCTGTGATGAAAGAAGTCATCGCGAAATCCGGTGGTACCGCAGACAACAAAATCGTTAGCGAAGTTATTAAGTCTAAACTTGCTTAA
- the rpsU gene encoding 30S ribosomal protein S21 — protein sequence MAMVRIKDGESFESAFRKFKKSCEKAGILSEVKKREHFEKPSVRLKKKSIAARKRAVKKSRKGWND from the coding sequence GTGGCAATGGTTAGAATCAAAGACGGTGAGTCTTTTGAATCTGCTTTCAGAAAATTCAAAAAATCTTGCGAAAAAGCAGGAATCCTTTCTGAAGTTAAAAAACGTGAACACTTTGAAAAGCCCTCTGTGAGACTTAAAAAGAAGTCTATCGCTGCTCGTAAACGCGCAGTTAAAAAATCAAGAAAAGGCTGGAACGACTAA